The following are encoded together in the bacterium genome:
- the grxC gene encoding glutaredoxin 3, with the protein MSAVTIYSTTVCPYCVRAKELLKRKGVSYAEINVDDDAERAKMIEKSGGRRTVPQIFIGSTHVGGCDDLYALEREGKLDALLAG; encoded by the coding sequence ATGTCCGCTGTCACCATTTATTCGACCACCGTTTGTCCCTATTGCGTGCGCGCTAAGGAGTTGCTGAAGCGCAAAGGGGTGAGCTATGCCGAAATCAATGTGGATGACGATGCCGAGCGGGCCAAGATGATCGAAAAGTCCGGCGGCCGCCGAACGGTCCCGCAGATTTTCATCGGCAGCACCCATGTGGGCGGCTGTGACGACCTTTACGCGCTGGAACGCGAAGGCAAGCTGGACGCACTGCTGGCCGGCTAA
- a CDS encoding inositol monophosphatase produces the protein MDFNGSPILSIMEKAASKAARGLLRDFGEVEKLQVSRKGLRDFVTAADLKAEEVILAHLRQARPDYAILSEEAGEIAGNSDYRWVVDPLDGTNNFLHSVPHFCISIALEKNTPKGPEVQAGLIFEPLVQQLFWAEKGKGAFHNGARMRVSSRKEMAEALIATGNTAFRGENPDYDRLSIELSRACMGLRCMGSAALDLAYVASGKLEAFWQIGLKQWDMAAGMLMVKEAGGIVRDMRMQGDPYVTSNIVASNATLAPQLDKLMAQAMRQAAA, from the coding sequence ATGGATTTCAACGGTTCCCCCATCCTCAGCATCATGGAAAAAGCGGCCAGCAAAGCGGCGCGCGGGTTGCTGCGTGATTTCGGCGAGGTGGAAAAACTCCAGGTATCCCGCAAAGGGTTGAGGGATTTTGTGACCGCGGCGGACCTGAAAGCCGAGGAGGTCATCCTCGCGCATCTTCGCCAGGCGCGGCCGGATTATGCCATTTTATCGGAAGAAGCGGGCGAAATTGCCGGGAATTCCGATTACCGCTGGGTGGTGGACCCGCTGGACGGCACCAATAATTTTCTCCACTCCGTGCCGCATTTCTGCATTTCGATTGCGCTGGAGAAAAACACCCCTAAAGGCCCTGAAGTGCAGGCCGGGCTGATTTTCGAACCGCTGGTGCAGCAGCTTTTCTGGGCGGAAAAGGGCAAAGGCGCGTTTCACAACGGCGCGCGCATGCGGGTTTCATCCCGCAAGGAAATGGCGGAAGCGCTGATTGCAACGGGCAATACCGCCTTTCGCGGTGAGAACCCTGATTACGACCGGCTTTCCATTGAACTCAGCCGCGCTTGCATGGGGCTACGCTGCATGGGTTCGGCCGCGCTGGACCTGGCTTATGTGGCCAGCGGCAAGCTGGAAGCCTTCTGGCAAATCGGCCTCAAGCAGTGGGACATGGCCGCAGGCATGCTGATGGTGAAGGAAGCCGGAGGCATTGTGCGCGACATGCGCATGCAAGGCGACCCCTACGTGACCAGCAACATTGTGGCCAGCAACGCCACGCTCGCCCCGCAGCTGGACAAGCTGATGGCCCAGGCGATGCGTCAGGCGGCGGCATAG
- a CDS encoding phosphomannomutase — MTDNAAARIEPETASENGYAWPCGLEPVTLRAYDIRGEAGVTLTEQHAYAIGRAFAMLVASATGAENPRIALGRDGRLSSPGLSKAVSLGMQDAGAQVVNIGIGPTPMLYFAAFTLPVEAGLMVTGSHNPGHHNGMKMVLARQPFYGEDIQELGRTAAKGGHGKPGGWETHASVLNDYISTLRAGYDDTRARRRLRVVWDPGNGAAGEVVEKLASQLPGEHHVINAEIDGRFPNHHPDPTVEENLAQLIREVIEGGYDIGVAFDGDADRIGVVDGQGRIIWGDDLLMLLSRDLLMRHPTACIIADVKASESLFADIAKHGGRPIMWKTGHSLIKAKMKEEHALLAGEMSGHIFFADRYFGFDDGIYAAVRTLDMLARATQPLSEIAASLPQRFSTPEIRIDVQEARKTTVVDEIHARLKAEKAKVQTVDGVRVVSPEGWWLIRASNTQAAIIARAEGQDKASLESLKAVLRNHLKACNVAIPKELN; from the coding sequence ATGACTGACAACGCCGCCGCCCGTATCGAACCCGAAACCGCCAGCGAGAACGGCTATGCCTGGCCTTGCGGGCTGGAGCCCGTCACCTTGCGTGCCTACGACATTCGTGGAGAAGCGGGAGTCACGCTGACCGAGCAGCACGCCTATGCCATCGGCCGTGCTTTCGCCATGCTGGTGGCCAGCGCCACCGGGGCGGAAAACCCGCGCATCGCGCTGGGACGTGACGGTCGCCTGAGCTCCCCAGGCCTCAGCAAGGCCGTCTCCCTCGGTATGCAGGATGCCGGCGCCCAGGTGGTCAATATCGGCATCGGCCCCACCCCCATGCTCTATTTCGCCGCCTTCACCCTGCCGGTGGAAGCCGGGCTGATGGTCACTGGCTCCCACAATCCCGGCCACCATAACGGCATGAAAATGGTGCTGGCCCGCCAGCCCTTTTATGGCGAGGATATTCAGGAGCTCGGCCGCACCGCCGCCAAGGGCGGCCACGGCAAGCCGGGCGGCTGGGAAACCCATGCCAGCGTGCTGAACGATTACATCTCCACCCTCCGTGCGGGTTACGACGACACCCGCGCCCGCCGCCGCCTTCGCGTGGTGTGGGACCCCGGCAACGGCGCCGCCGGTGAGGTGGTGGAAAAACTCGCTTCCCAGCTCCCGGGCGAGCATCACGTCATCAATGCCGAGATCGACGGCCGCTTTCCCAATCACCACCCGGACCCGACGGTGGAAGAGAACCTCGCCCAGCTCATCAGGGAAGTGATTGAGGGCGGCTACGATATCGGCGTGGCTTTCGATGGCGATGCCGACCGCATCGGCGTGGTGGACGGGCAGGGCCGCATCATCTGGGGCGATGACCTGCTGATGCTGCTCTCGCGTGATCTGCTCATGCGCCACCCCACCGCCTGCATCATTGCCGATGTGAAGGCCAGCGAAAGCCTCTTTGCCGACATTGCCAAACATGGCGGCCGCCCCATCATGTGGAAAACTGGCCACTCCCTCATCAAAGCCAAAATGAAGGAAGAACACGCCCTTCTTGCCGGTGAAATGAGCGGGCACATCTTTTTTGCCGATCGCTATTTCGGCTTCGACGACGGCATCTACGCCGCCGTGCGCACGCTGGACATGCTCGCCCGCGCCACCCAGCCATTAAGCGAGATTGCCGCCAGCCTGCCGCAGCGTTTCTCCACGCCCGAAATTCGCATCGATGTGCAGGAAGCACGCAAAACCACCGTGGTGGATGAAATCCATGCCCGCCTCAAAGCGGAGAAAGCCAAGGTGCAGACGGTGGACGGCGTGCGCGTGGTCAGCCCTGAAGGCTGGTGGCTCATCCGCGCCAGCAACACCCAGGCCGCCATCATTGCCCGGGCGGAAGGGCAGGACAAGGCCTCGCTGGAATCTCTTAAAGCGGTGCTGCGCAATCACCTTAAGGCCTGCAACGTCGCCATTCCCAAGGAACTGAACTGA
- the efp gene encoding elongation factor P has translation MKIDGSAVRAGMVIEHNNKLWLVTRHNIVAPGNWRAMNQVELKDIKTGTKSNQRFSSDEKIERVRLDQKDYQYLYPEDDNLVFMDNETFEQITLHKDLAGEQLPFLQDGMKVIIESYEGEALSLKLPERVTMVIVEADPVVKGQTASSSYKPAKLENGVRVMVPPFIEAGEKIIVNTEDNSYAGRAE, from the coding sequence ATGAAAATCGACGGTTCCGCGGTACGCGCCGGCATGGTGATTGAGCATAATAACAAACTCTGGCTGGTCACACGCCACAACATCGTGGCCCCCGGCAACTGGCGCGCCATGAACCAGGTGGAGCTGAAAGACATCAAAACCGGCACCAAATCCAACCAGCGCTTCAGCTCGGACGAGAAAATCGAGCGCGTGCGTCTGGACCAGAAGGATTACCAGTACCTTTACCCCGAAGACGATAATCTGGTGTTCATGGATAACGAGACGTTCGAACAGATCACACTTCACAAGGATCTGGCTGGCGAACAGCTTCCCTTTCTGCAAGACGGCATGAAAGTGATCATCGAATCCTATGAAGGCGAGGCACTTAGCCTGAAGCTGCCCGAGCGCGTGACCATGGTGATCGTGGAAGCCGACCCGGTGGTGAAAGGCCAGACGGCCTCTTCCTCCTACAAACCGGCCAAACTGGAAAACGGCGTGCGCGTGATGGTGCCCCCCTTCATTGAGGCGGGCGAGAAGATCATCGTGAATACCGAGGACAATAGCTACGCCGGCCGGGCCGAGTAA